The Streptococcus gwangjuense nucleotide sequence GGAACAACTACCTTGACACAAAAATCATCTAACTTGACAGCAGGAATTGGTCAATTAGTTGAAAAAACTCCAGAATTAGTGTCTGGTATTGAAAAATTATCAACTGGCTCTAGTCAATTGAATCAAAAGAGTCAAGAATTGATAGCAGGAGTTGATAAATTGCAGTCAGGATCTAGCCAACTAGCTGACAAATCCAGTCAGTTAATTTCAGGTGCTTCTCAATTAGAGAATGGAGCTAATAAATTGGCAGATGGAGCTGGGAAACTAGCAGAAGGTGGAACAAAGTTAACTTCTGGATTGGGAGGTTTACAGACAGGAGTTGCTTCTTTAGGACAAGGACTAAGTAATGCTAGTGATCAACTCAAATCGGCATCTACGGAGTCTCAAAATGCAGAGATTTTGTCAAATCCACTCAGTCTTTCAAAAACAGACAATGATCAAGTTCCTGTAAATGGAATCGCAATGGCTCCTTATATGATATCAGTTGCTCTTTTTGTTGCAGCAATATCAACGAATATGATCTTTGCGAAGTTGCCTTCAGGACGTCATCCAGAGAGTCGTTGGGCTTGGTTGAAATCTCGAGCAGAAATAAATGGTATTATAGCTGTTTTAGCAGGGATTTTAGTATATGGAGGAGTTCATCTTATTGGTCTAACGGCTAATCATGAGATGAGAACATTTATTCTCATTATCCTAACAAGTTTAGTATTCATGTCCATGGTGACTGCTTTAACAACATGGAATAGCCGTATAGGAGCTTTCATTTCTCTTATTTTGCTTTTATTACAGTTAGCATCAAGTGCAGGTACTTACCCACTTGCTTTGACAAATGATTTCTTTAGAGCTATTAATCCCTGGTTACCAATGAGTTATTCAGTTTCTGGATTACGACAAACAATCTCTATGACAGGGAATATTCATCATCAAGTCATTTTCCTTGTTGTGATATTAGCCCTATTTACTGGTTTAGGTATGCTAACCTATCAACCTAAGAAAATGGAAGAATATTAAAAAAATCGACCAACTGGTCGATTTTTTTATGCCTTAGATGACTTTCGTCTGTGATTATAGATTCCAAATAGTAAGAGAGAAATAAAGGAACATATTGCTCCAGTAATAAAACCATTGGGAATGAAGGAAAGTGTAATAGTTCCTTTCCCCTTGGGAACATCAACTTTCATAAATCCAGTTTGAGCTTGTTTAATTTCTATTTTCTTACCATCTTGGTAGGCAGACCAACCTTTGTCATAAGGAATGGTGAAAAAAATAGATGTATCTTGTTGGACATCATATGTAGCAAAAACCTTGTTTTTAGAAGTTGATACTGTTACGGGCTGTTCTTTAATTTTTTGAATTGCCTCAGTTAAAGTTTGGGTATCTAAACGATAGAAGGTAGGAGATTCAAATGATACTTGTGAATTTCCAGGGAAACTAACATTGATATTGAAAGTTTTTTTCTCTTTTGTATAGCCTAGATTAAAGAAGGAGAAGACATTATCAGTTGTAAAAGTTTTCTTTTCTCCATTTACAAGGATGTCAACCTTCTTTTGTTTGTCATTAGAAAAGTGAAGGTTTGTGAAAGAAAGATAAACTTGGCTGTTTTCTGGAACTTGAATTTGATACTGGATTGATGCATCCTCATTTGAAGAACTGATAACACTAATCAAATCATTAGTATTTTCAGTTTTTTCATAAGGGATTGGAGAAAAATAATCAAAATCGACATTAGCAAGTTGATTTAAAAACGAGGCTTGATTATCTAAAGTATGTTCATTGAACTTGACATCATTGTAAATAGATTGACTAGCAAATGCAATCGGAAGAGAGTATTGATTTTCATACAGGGTAAGATTATCTTTTTGATAGATATCTTTAAAACCATATTTATCAATAGGACTGTCTGAGATATTGTACTGGATACCAAATAAACTATCAACCAAAATACTATTATTGGCATAGCGGAGATTGAGATTAGTCCCAGAGGATTTAAACCCAAGTTTATCCAAAGTAGAGCTTGCTGAACGATTTCGAACAGATGAAAATTGAGAGATTCCATTGTAGTTGAATTTCATACTGTCATTTCCTGTCTGAGTCTCTAGTTTTTCAGTACGAGTAAATTGATTTCCAATATATGTTGAGAAAGATTCCATAGCTGGGATATCTCGATTATATGAACTTCGAGAAGCAAAACCCCATTCTTTAGCAATTCCGTCTATTTGAGATGAAGCATTTAAACTTATTTCAACCATTATAAATAAAGAAATTAGAATGGCAAATAGATTTACAGAGATAAACTTTTTGATAACTGCAAGGAGTAAAAGAGAATAGACAATTAAAAATTCAAGAGTCAGTAGAATATTCAAATCTGTTAAAAAAGAATAATGCGATTTTAGATAGATGGTAGCTAAAAATCCTGTTACTAGAAGAAAAAGTGAAACTAAAAAATTCCAGATTTTAATTTCTTTCAGACGATTTAAGACTTCTGCTGCTGTGTAAATTAACAAGGTAGAGAAAATCCAAGCATAGCGATGTAAAAACATGTTTGGAGTATGCATGCCTTGCCAAAATAAATTAAGAGCTTCTATATAAAAGCTAGCAATTAGAAATGCAAAGAAGATTGCATAGATAAGTTTCACGTGAAACTTAATGGATTTCAGCGTAAAAAATAAAATGGTCAAAATAAAGGGAAGTAGTCCAACAAAAATCATTGGGATGGCCCCATACTTTGTTGTGTCAAAGGAACCAATGAATTGCTTAGCAAAGAGATCAAGATACCAGCTACTTTCAGTTTGAAACTTTGTAACTTCAGTTAATTTTTCTCCATGTGTCTGTAAATCAAATAGAGTAGGAAGAGTCAGAATCAAACTAGCCATACCAGCTAAAACGGAGGTGATTATGAAATCAAGAAAAGATGATTTTCGAGTTTTAAAGTCCCAAGAAATTTGACAGAGATACCAGAAAATAAGAAACAATACTGTCATATAGCCAAAATAATAGTTTTGTATAAATAAGATTGACAGACTTGTAAAGTACAATAGGAATTTCTTTTCAGTGACAAGTAACTGTAAACCAGTTATAATTAAAGGAATCAAGATAAAAACATCTAGCCAGGTTTTTATCTCTAATTGACTAGCTGTGAAACTCATCAGAGCATAGGAAGTAGATAAAGCTAGTTTTAAAGGCTTAGGAATCGATTGAAATAATTTGTTTAAACTAAAGTAAGTTGACAGTCCAATCAATCCAAATTTTAAGAGAGTTGTCAGATAGACAGCATCTGGCATATTCGACAGATTAAAAAAGTAAACTAGAGGTGAAAGGAAACTCCCCAAGTAATAACTAGATAGGGCATAGAAATTCAATCCGAGGCCACTTGTAAAGGTGTAGAACAAACTACCATTTCCGTGTAGGATATTTCTTAGAGCTACATCAAAAATAACGTATTGATGAAAGCCATCTCCCAATAGTGGAGATGTATCACTATTCCAGTAGATACCTTGAGATAGATATACTCCTATCATAATGATTATGGGAATGATGAAAGAAATAAAATAGGTCCAATATGTTTTAAAAAATAATTTCATGTTACCTCATAAAATGTTAGAAAACTCAGCTGGTTAACCCAACTGAGTTTTGAAGTTTTATTTAGTATTTCCAAAGTTCTTTAACTTTTGCTTGTACTTCTGCATTTTCTAGGAATTCATCATAGGTTTCATCGATACGGTCAATGACGCCATTTTTAGACAAGACAATGATATGGTTAGCTAGAGTTTGAATAAACTCGTGGTCATGGCTGGCAAAGATGATTGATTCTTTAAAGTTTTTCAATCCATCATTCAAGCTTGAGATAGATTCCAAGTCCAAGTGATTGGTTGGATCATCAAGTACAAGGACATTTGATTTTAAGAGCATGAGTTTTGAAAGCATGACACGGACTTTTTCTCCCCCTGACAAGACGTTTACAGGTTTGTTAACCTCATCTCCAGAGAAGAGCATACGGCCGAGGAAGCCACGTAGGAAAGTATTGTCATCTTCTTCTTTACTTGCGAATTGACGCAACCAGTCAAGGATTGACTCTCCTCCTGCAAAATCTGCCGAGTTATCTTTTGGCAAGTAAGAACAGCTAGTAGTAACTCCCCACTTGACAGTTCCTTCATAGTCAATGTCTCCCATGATTGCACGAATTAATGCAGTCGTTTGGATGTCATTTTGCCCAATAAGCGCTGTCTTATCACCTGGACGTAAGATAAAGCTGATATTATCTAAAATAGTCTCACCATCAATCTTTACAGTTAGATTTTCTACTGTCAAGAGATCATTACCAATCTCACGTTCCGCTTTAAAGTTGATAAATGGATATTTACGACTAGATGGTACAATTTCTTCAAGTTCAATCTTATCAAGCATTTTCTTACGTGATGTTGCTTGTCTTGATTTAGAAGCATTAGCAGAGAAACGAGCAACGAATTCTTGCAATTGCTTAATTTTTTCTTCTGCTTTAGCATTACGGTCTGCTAGCAATTTAGCAGCAAGCTCAGAAGATTCCTTCCAGAAGTCGTAGTTTCCGACATAGAGTTTGATTTTTCCGAAGTCAAGGTCAGCCATGTGAGTACATACTTTGTTTAAGAAGTGACGGTCATGGGATACAACAATAACGGTGTTATCAAAATCAATCAAGAAGTCTTCTAGCCATGTAATTGATTGGATATCTAAACCATTGGTAGGCTCATCCAACAGAAGAACATCAGGTTTACCGAAAAGTGCTTTGGCTAGGAGAACTTTTACTTTTTCACCGTTGGCCAATTCGCTCATGTTTTGATAGTGCAATTCTTCTGGAATGTTTAGGTTTTGAAGTAGTTGAGAGGCTTCACTTTCTGCTTCCCAGCCCCCAAGCTCAGCAAACTCTCCTTCGAGTTCGGCAGCACGCACTCCATCCTCATCTGAGAAATCTTCTTTCATGTAGATAGCATCTTTCTCCTTCATGATACTATAAAGTTTTTCATTTCCCATGATAACGACATCAATGGCACGTTCGTCTTCATAGTCAAAGTGATTTTGACGAAGAACAGAGAGACGTTCATCTGGACCAAGAGAGATGTGACCAGTAGTAGGTTCGATATCTCCAGCTAAAATTTTTAAAAAGGTTGATTTTCCGGCACCATTAGCACCGATTAATCCATAAGTATTTCCTTCTGTAAATTTGATATTGACATCATCAAAAAGTTTGCGATCACTAAAACGTAGTGAAACATCAGATACTGTAAGCAATGTTTTTCTCCTATATGTGTAATATATTTATTCTACTAGAAAATACGGAAATATTCAAATTTTTATCTGTCAATTTTGTGTAAATTACATTTACAGAATACTTTACACAAATCCGTAAATAGCAAGGCTGATTTATTTTGATAAATTACGGTTATTTCATTAAAAAAGTGCTATAATTGAAGGGACTATATCGAAGGAGAATAAAATGACTAAACCCATTATTTTAACAGGAGACCGTCCAACAGGAAAATTGCATATTGGACATTATGTTGGAAGTCTCAAAAATCGAGTATTATTACAGGAAGAGGATAAGTATGATATGTTTGTGTTCTTGGCTGACCAACAAGCCTTGACAGATCATGCCAAAGATCCTCAAACCATTGTAGAGTCTATTGGAAATGTGGCTTTGGATTACCTTGCAGTTGGATTGGATCCAAGTAAGTCAACTATTTTTATTCAAAGCCAGATTCCAGAGTTGGCTGAGTTGTCTATGTATTATATGAATCTGGTTTCATTAGCACGTCTGGAGCGTAATCCAACTGTCAAGACAGAAATTGCTCAGAAAGGATTTGGAGAAAGTATTCCGACAGGATTCTTGGTCTATCCAATAGCTCAAGCAGCTGACATCACAGCTTTCAAGGCTAATTATGTTCCTGTTGGGACAGATCAGAAACCAATGATTGAGCAAACTCGTGAAATTGTTCGTTCTTTTAATAATGCATATAACTGTGATGTCTTGGTAGAGCCGGAAGGTATTTATCCAGAAAATGAGAGAGCAGGGCGTTTGCCTGGTTTAGATGGAAATGCTAAAATGTCTAAATCACTCAATAATGGTATTTATTTAGCTGATGATGCGGATACTTTGCGTAAAAAAGTAATGAGTATGTATACAGATCCAGATCATATCCGCGTTGAGGATCCAGGTAAAATTGAAGGAAATATGGTTTTCCATTATCTAGATGTTTTTGGTCGTCCAGAAGATGCTCAAGAAATTGCTGACATGAAAGAACATTATCAACGAGGTGGTCTTGGTGATGTGAAGACCAAGCGTTATCTACTTGAAATATTAGAACGTGAACTTGGTCCTATTCGTGAGCGCCGTATCGAATTTGCTAAGGATATGGGAGAAGTTTATAATATGCTTCAAAAAGGTAGTGAAAGAGCGCGTGAAGTTGCGGGTCAAACACTATCTGAGGTTAAAGGAGCAATGGGACTTCATTACTTTAACTAGGTTTATTTTATAAGAAACTATCATTTCTATCTCGAAGAAAAGATAGTTTTTTATTTACCCCTGTAACATTTGACAAATTTTTATAGAATGGTATGATAGATACAATATAAAAAGAGTCAAGCTCAAAAAGAAAGAAAAGAGGAAACTTCGAATGTCTAATTGGGACACTAAATTTTTGAAAAAAGGTTTTACCTTTGATGATGTATTGCTTATTCCAGCTGAAAGTCATGTGTTGCCTAATGATGCAGATTTAACAACTAAATTGGCAGATAATTTGACTTTAAATATCCCAATTATTACCGCTGCCATGGACACAGTAACAGAGAGTCAAATGGCTATTGCTATTGCTCGTGCAGGTGGTCTCGGAGTTATCCATAAAAACATGTCAATTGCTCAACAAGCAGACGAGGTTCGCAAGGTAAAACGTTCTGAAAATGGAGTTATTATTGATCCGTTTTTCTTGACGCCTGAACATACAATTGCTGAAGCAGATGAGCTTATGGGTCGTTACCGTATCAGTGGTGTTCCAGTTGTTGAAACACTTGAAAATCGTAAATTAGTTGGTATTTTAACAAACCGAGATCTTCGTTTTATTTCAGATTATAACCAACCAATTTCAAACCATATGACTAGTGAAGACCTTGTTACTGCTCCTGTGGGTACAGATCTTGCAACAGCTGAGAGTATTCTTCAAGAACACCGTATTGAAAAACTTCCTTTGGTAGATGAAGAAGGTCGTCTTTCTGGTTTGATTACTATTAAAGATATTGAAAAAGTTATTGAGTTTCCAAATGCTGCTAAAGATGAGTTTGGTCGTCTTCTAGTTGCAGGTGCAGTAGGTGTTACTTCAGATACCTTTGAACGTGCAGAGGCTCTTTTTGAGGCAGGAGCAGATGCGATTGTTATTGATACTGCACATGGTCATTCTGCAGGTGTCTTGCGTAAAATTGCTGAGATTCGTGCTCACTTCCCAGATCGTACTTTGATTGCTGGAAATATTGCTACTGCTGAGGGAGCGCGCGCACTTTACGAAGCAGGTGTAGACGTTGTCAAGGTTGGTATTGGACCAGGTTCTATCTGTACTACTCGTGTAATTGCAGGTGTTGGTGTTCCACAAGTAACAGCTATCTATGATGCTGCAGCTGTTGCGCGTGAATATGGAAAAACAATCATTGCTGACGGTGGAATCAAGTATTCGGGAGATATTGTAAAAGCTCTTGCTGCTGGTGGAAATGCAGTTATGCTTGGATCAATGTTTGCTGGAACTGATGAAGCTCCAGGAGAAACTGAAATCTTCCAAGGACGTAAGTTCAAGACTTACCGTGGTATGGGATCAATTGCAGCAATGAAGAAAGGTTCAAGCGATCGTTACTTCCAAGGTTCTGTCAATGAAGCAAATAAACTTGTTCCAGAAGGAATTGAAGGTCGTGTTGCTTATAAAGGAGCGGCAGCTGATATCGTTTTCCAAATGATTGGCGGTATCCGATCTGGTATGGGTTACTGTGGTGCGGCTAACCTTAAAGAACTACACGATAATGCTCAATTTATTGAAATGTCTGGTGCTGGTTTGAAAGAAAGCCACCCTCATGATGTACAAATTACGAATGAGGCACCAAATTATTCTATGTAAAAAACAATGAAAAGAACTCCTGCGAAAACAGGAGTTCTTTTACAATGTTGTCAAGTTTTATTTACAATAACTTTACCATCTTGAATAGTGAAAATACTTAGATTTTCTGGTAGATTTTGAAGATGATCTATGCTTGTTGTTGTGATAAAGGTTTGGATTGAATGAGAAATCGTTTCTAATAATTTTAGTTGTCTAGTGTTGTCAAGTTCGCTCATAACATCGTCAAGCAGTAATATTGGAGATTCTGTAGTAATGCTTTCCATTAACTCGATTTCTGCTAATTTTATTGAGAGGACGAGACTACGATGTTGGCCTTGACTTCCGAAACTAGCATCCATTCCATTTATATAAAAAGAAATGTCATCTCGATGAGGACCGACACCAGTATTCTTTTTAAATAAATCTCTGGATCTACTTTTTTCTAAAGCGATTTTGAAAGATTCGGATAAGTTTTCTTTGTCAGTTATCTTGACAGAAGATTGATAGGCTATTGACAACTCTTCAATCTGATTAGAGAGTTCAAAATGTTTCTTACGGCCAAAATATTCTAGTTTTTTTATAAAATCTAAGCGGTGATTCATCACACGACATCCATAATCGACTAGCTGATCATCTAGTACTGAAAGGAAGGTTTCATCTATTGTTTGAGCTGATTTTAGATAGGTATTTCTTTGTTTAAGGATGTGGTTATAATTGGTTAAATCTGATAAATAGATTGGCTTAATTTGTCCAAGCTCCATATCAATAAATTTTCGTCGAATTGAAGGTGCTCCTTTAATTAGTTGTAAATCTTCAGGAGCAAATAAGACAACATTCATGTGTCCGACATAATCTGAAAGTCGTGCCTGTTTTAAATGATTAACTTTTGTCACACGCCCTTTTTGTGTTAGTTCGATTTCGAGAGGAATGGATCCAGTTTTTTTCTGAACAAGACCTGAAAGATGAAGCTGTTCCTCATCAAAATGAATGAGATTTTTATCTGTTCGAGTTCGATGACTGCGTGTTAAGGCTAAAAAATAGATAGCCTCTAACATATTTGTTTTTCCTTGTGCATTGCGTCCTAAAAAGACATTCAATTTAGGATTAAAGTCTATTTTCGTCTCTTTGTAATTACGAAAAGTCTTGAGAGATAGGTGTTGTAGCCACATGATTATCTACCAGGGAATCGCGGAGCTTGTCTGCTTTTGGGTGATGAAGCAGGTTTCGATTTGTCTTTTTTTAGTCCCTTATTCATCTCCTTGACAAGTTTAGCGATTCGTTCTTTTTCAACTTTATCATCTTGGTATTCATCCTGTTCTTCAGAAGTAGGTTGTGTCAACAAGATGTCAATATTCATGTCAGGGATGTCAACTTTATCACCAATACGAAGTTTTTTACCACGACGATTTTCTAATTCCCCATTAAAGTAAACAGAATGTTCAGAGAGAAATGATTTAATAGCTCCTCCGCTATGTGTAATTCCAAGTTCTTTGAGTAGTGCTTGGAGGGTAATAAATTCTTCAAATAATTTGTATTCCATAATTCACCTCAATCTTTGGTATTATACCATATTTTCCTAAAAATAGTGAGAGAAACAAGGAGTAATGTAAGCGATTTTTATTTCAAAAGTGTTACAGAGAACAAGAAAATTTCAGGTTTTCGTGATATAATAGAAGTCTGTATATAAGGAGGTAAATCATGGAGTTAGTGCATGGAATTTCAACACATTTTATCCAATCAAAAAAGTTTAAAACGAACAAAATCGCCGTGCGTTTTACCGCTCCATTATCCCTCGATACGATTGCAGGTCGCATGTTGAGTGCGAGTATGCTAGAGACTGCTAATCAGATGTACCCCACTTCTCAAGATTTGAGAAGACATTTGGCCAGTCTATACGGTACAGATATGTCAACCAATTGTTTCAGAAGAGGACAAAGTCACATTGTAGAATTGACATTTACCTATGTTTGTGATGAGTTTTTAAGTAGGAAAAATGTTCTAACTTCTCAGGTTTTGGAATTTGTAAAAGAAACTCTTTTTTCACCCGTAGTAGTTGATAATGGGTTTGATTCGGCCTTATTTGAAATTGAGAAAAAACAATTGCTAGCAAGTTTAGCAGCTGATATGGATGATTCATTTTATTTCGCACATAAAGAATTAGATAAATTATTTTTTCATGATGAACGTCTCAAATTGGAATATAGTGATTTACGAAATCGTATTTTAGCTGAAACTCCACAAAGTTCTTATTCTTGTTTCCAAGAATTTTTGGCTAATGATCGAATAGATTTCTTTTTCCTAGGTGACTTTAATGAGGTTGAAATTCAAAATGTATTAGAATCAGTTGACTTCAAAGGTCGAGATGGAGATGTGAAGGCTCAGTATTGTCAACCATATTCTAATATCCTTAAGGAAGGTATGATTCGGAAAAATGTGGGACAATCCATTTTGGAATTGGGTTATCATTTCCCTTCTGAATATGGTGATGAGCAACATTTACCAATGATTGTAATGAATGGTTTACTGGGCGGATTTGCTCACTCTAAACTCTTTACAAATGTCCGTGAAAATGCTGGATTAGCTTATACGATTTCAAGTCAGCTCGATTTATTTAGTGGGTTCTTGAGGATGTAT carries:
- a CDS encoding YfhO family protein, whose protein sequence is MKLFFKTYWTYFISFIIPIIIMIGVYLSQGIYWNSDTSPLLGDGFHQYVIFDVALRNILHGNGSLFYTFTSGLGLNFYALSSYYLGSFLSPLVYFFNLSNMPDAVYLTTLLKFGLIGLSTYFSLNKLFQSIPKPLKLALSTSYALMSFTASQLEIKTWLDVFILIPLIITGLQLLVTEKKFLLYFTSLSILFIQNYYFGYMTVLFLIFWYLCQISWDFKTRKSSFLDFIITSVLAGMASLILTLPTLFDLQTHGEKLTEVTKFQTESSWYLDLFAKQFIGSFDTTKYGAIPMIFVGLLPFILTILFFTLKSIKFHVKLIYAIFFAFLIASFYIEALNLFWQGMHTPNMFLHRYAWIFSTLLIYTAAEVLNRLKEIKIWNFLVSLFLLVTGFLATIYLKSHYSFLTDLNILLTLEFLIVYSLLLLAVIKKFISVNLFAILISLFIMVEISLNASSQIDGIAKEWGFASRSSYNRDIPAMESFSTYIGNQFTRTEKLETQTGNDSMKFNYNGISQFSSVRNRSASSTLDKLGFKSSGTNLNLRYANNSILVDSLFGIQYNISDSPIDKYGFKDIYQKDNLTLYENQYSLPIAFASQSIYNDVKFNEHTLDNQASFLNQLANVDFDYFSPIPYEKTENTNDLISVISSSNEDASIQYQIQVPENSQVYLSFTNLHFSNDKQKKVDILVNGEKKTFTTDNVFSFFNLGYTKEKKTFNINVSFPGNSQVSFESPTFYRLDTQTLTEAIQKIKEQPVTVSTSKNKVFATYDVQQDTSIFFTIPYDKGWSAYQDGKKIEIKQAQTGFMKVDVPKGKGTITLSFIPNGFITGAICSFISLLLFGIYNHRRKSSKA
- a CDS encoding ATP-binding cassette domain-containing protein; amino-acid sequence: MLTVSDVSLRFSDRKLFDDVNIKFTEGNTYGLIGANGAGKSTFLKILAGDIEPTTGHISLGPDERLSVLRQNHFDYEDERAIDVVIMGNEKLYSIMKEKDAIYMKEDFSDEDGVRAAELEGEFAELGGWEAESEASQLLQNLNIPEELHYQNMSELANGEKVKVLLAKALFGKPDVLLLDEPTNGLDIQSITWLEDFLIDFDNTVIVVSHDRHFLNKVCTHMADLDFGKIKLYVGNYDFWKESSELAAKLLADRNAKAEEKIKQLQEFVARFSANASKSRQATSRKKMLDKIELEEIVPSSRKYPFINFKAEREIGNDLLTVENLTVKIDGETILDNISFILRPGDKTALIGQNDIQTTALIRAIMGDIDYEGTVKWGVTTSCSYLPKDNSADFAGGESILDWLRQFASKEEDDNTFLRGFLGRMLFSGDEVNKPVNVLSGGEKVRVMLSKLMLLKSNVLVLDDPTNHLDLESISSLNDGLKNFKESIIFASHDHEFIQTLANHIIVLSKNGVIDRIDETYDEFLENAEVQAKVKELWKY
- the trpS gene encoding tryptophan--tRNA ligase encodes the protein MTKPIILTGDRPTGKLHIGHYVGSLKNRVLLQEEDKYDMFVFLADQQALTDHAKDPQTIVESIGNVALDYLAVGLDPSKSTIFIQSQIPELAELSMYYMNLVSLARLERNPTVKTEIAQKGFGESIPTGFLVYPIAQAADITAFKANYVPVGTDQKPMIEQTREIVRSFNNAYNCDVLVEPEGIYPENERAGRLPGLDGNAKMSKSLNNGIYLADDADTLRKKVMSMYTDPDHIRVEDPGKIEGNMVFHYLDVFGRPEDAQEIADMKEHYQRGGLGDVKTKRYLLEILERELGPIRERRIEFAKDMGEVYNMLQKGSERAREVAGQTLSEVKGAMGLHYFN
- the guaB gene encoding IMP dehydrogenase, translating into MSNWDTKFLKKGFTFDDVLLIPAESHVLPNDADLTTKLADNLTLNIPIITAAMDTVTESQMAIAIARAGGLGVIHKNMSIAQQADEVRKVKRSENGVIIDPFFLTPEHTIAEADELMGRYRISGVPVVETLENRKLVGILTNRDLRFISDYNQPISNHMTSEDLVTAPVGTDLATAESILQEHRIEKLPLVDEEGRLSGLITIKDIEKVIEFPNAAKDEFGRLLVAGAVGVTSDTFERAEALFEAGADAIVIDTAHGHSAGVLRKIAEIRAHFPDRTLIAGNIATAEGARALYEAGVDVVKVGIGPGSICTTRVIAGVGVPQVTAIYDAAAVAREYGKTIIADGGIKYSGDIVKALAAGGNAVMLGSMFAGTDEAPGETEIFQGRKFKTYRGMGSIAAMKKGSSDRYFQGSVNEANKLVPEGIEGRVAYKGAAADIVFQMIGGIRSGMGYCGAANLKELHDNAQFIEMSGAGLKESHPHDVQITNEAPNYSM
- the recF gene encoding DNA replication/repair protein RecF (All proteins in this family for which functions are known are DNA-binding proteins that assist the filamentation of RecA onto DNA for the initiation of recombination or recombinational repair.), giving the protein MWLQHLSLKTFRNYKETKIDFNPKLNVFLGRNAQGKTNMLEAIYFLALTRSHRTRTDKNLIHFDEEQLHLSGLVQKKTGSIPLEIELTQKGRVTKVNHLKQARLSDYVGHMNVVLFAPEDLQLIKGAPSIRRKFIDMELGQIKPIYLSDLTNYNHILKQRNTYLKSAQTIDETFLSVLDDQLVDYGCRVMNHRLDFIKKLEYFGRKKHFELSNQIEELSIAYQSSVKITDKENLSESFKIALEKSRSRDLFKKNTGVGPHRDDISFYINGMDASFGSQGQHRSLVLSIKLAEIELMESITTESPILLLDDVMSELDNTRQLKLLETISHSIQTFITTTSIDHLQNLPENLSIFTIQDGKVIVNKT
- the yaaA gene encoding S4 domain-containing protein YaaA, with amino-acid sequence MEYKLFEEFITLQALLKELGITHSGGAIKSFLSEHSVYFNGELENRRGKKLRIGDKVDIPDMNIDILLTQPTSEEQDEYQDDKVEKERIAKLVKEMNKGLKKDKSKPASSPKSRQAPRFPGR
- the yfmF gene encoding EF-P 5-aminopentanol modification-associated protein YfmF, with translation MELVHGISTHFIQSKKFKTNKIAVRFTAPLSLDTIAGRMLSASMLETANQMYPTSQDLRRHLASLYGTDMSTNCFRRGQSHIVELTFTYVCDEFLSRKNVLTSQVLEFVKETLFSPVVVDNGFDSALFEIEKKQLLASLAADMDDSFYFAHKELDKLFFHDERLKLEYSDLRNRILAETPQSSYSCFQEFLANDRIDFFFLGDFNEVEIQNVLESVDFKGRDGDVKAQYCQPYSNILKEGMIRKNVGQSILELGYHFPSEYGDEQHLPMIVMNGLLGGFAHSKLFTNVRENAGLAYTISSQLDLFSGFLRMYAGINREDRNQARKMMNNQLLDLKKGYFTELELEQTKEMIRRSLLLSQDNQSSLIERAYQNALFGKSSADFKGWIAKLEQVDKDAICRAANNVKLQAIYFMEGIE